In one window of Aceticella autotrophica DNA:
- a CDS encoding sulfite exporter TauE/SafE family protein — MKKKLQLILIGFLTGILNGLFGAGGGTLIVPFFVFILGIEDHKAHATAISIILPLTILSSIIYIKENLINLPLTLNIALGSTVGGYIGAKLLYKIPIKILRKIFGIIMIIAAVRIFIS; from the coding sequence ATGAAAAAAAAATTGCAGTTAATATTAATAGGCTTTTTAACAGGAATTTTAAATGGTTTATTCGGTGCTGGCGGCGGTACATTAATTGTACCTTTTTTTGTATTTATACTTGGTATTGAAGACCATAAGGCACATGCAACAGCTATTTCCATAATTTTACCCCTTACAATACTAAGCTCTATTATTTATATTAAGGAAAACCTTATTAATTTACCTTTGACACTGAATATTGCTTTAGGAAGTACAGTTGGCGGTTATATAGGTGCAAAACTTTTATACAAGATTCCTATAAAAATACTGCGAAAGATATTTGGTATTATTATGATAATTGCAGCGGTAAGGATATTTATATCATGA